A portion of the Cryptomeria japonica chromosome 5, Sugi_1.0, whole genome shotgun sequence genome contains these proteins:
- the LOC131027121 gene encoding dynamin-related protein 4C isoform X1 encodes MLGAFNPLNTFSYYVRLCRELRLWQELPERLFPERLFPEGRAAAMFLEESGDISSMPEKLHLDISYNERIRPLLDAVDTLRNLGVMKEGIQLPSIVVVGDQSSGKSSVLESLAGISLPKGHGICTRVPLIMRLQSCKSQETQITIQYSGITRSISEAQITEALNVATEEIAGPGKEISNTPITLNVSKFNAPDLTMVDLPGITRVPVHGQPQDIYEQIARVIKQYITPKESIILNVLSASVDFPTCESIRMSLQVDEKGERTLAVVTKVDKAAEGLLEKVTVDAVNIGLGYVCVRNRIGNESNAQARQTERELFSNDPHLSKIDKSMVGIPVLAERLMKIQALGISKCLPDIVRKIDTTLSKRQAELNSLPRHFSSSVDATIEFMRLMDSIKGIIHRLLIQGNTENFQDEPEMNCIACLTRMFKSYSRDLLATNYKSTGNLLVEEVNLLEEARGLSLPNFLPHSVFLNLLQSRMVSFSERSRDLALQACDYLDKVICRVIDLQTECYPQLQSASRRAFQALMDRKKDECVRYVEDALEMHKTIVYTENPSYTEFLQRMQEFKKRFMEAINQNSSSVEIEGMGQIDLQKVPKTCDLLEAALEMKMSLMAYWSVVRIRLADDIPLHLRFVFQKIVQNDLVSCIMKEVMGEDFTKIGNILEECSATTNRRRNLIKSVDLLRESKSALSKIM; translated from the exons ATGTTGGGGGCCTTCAATCCTTTAAATACGTTTTCTTATTATGTTCGTCTATGCCGGGAACTTCGTCTATGGCAGGAACTACCTGAACGACTTTTTCCTGAACGACTTTTTCCTG AAGGCAGAGCAGCAGCAATGTTCCTTGAAGAAAGCGGGGATATTTCCAGCATGCCGGAGAAACTTCACTTGGATATAAGTTATAATGAGCGTATTCGGCCTCTTCTGGATGCCGTTGACACACTTAGAAATCTGGGAGTAATGAAGGAAGGCATCCAATTGCCAAGTATTGTTGTTGTGGGAGACCAGTCTTCTGGTAAGTCGAGTGTGTTGGAGTCACTGGCAGGCATTAGCCTTCCAAAAGGCCATGGAATTTGCACTAGAGTCCCACTCATCATGAGGTTGCAGAGCTGTAAAAGTCAAGAGACCCAGATTACCATACAGTACAGTGGAATTACAAGAAGCATTTCTGAAGCTCAGATAACAGAAGCCTTAAATGTGGCCACAGAGGAGATTGCAGGGCCTGGGAAGGAAATCAGTAACACTCCAATTACACTGAATGTGAGCAAGTTCAATGCTCCAGATCTAACTATGGTGGATTTGCCAGGCATAACCAGGGTGCCCGTCCATGGCCAGCCACAGGACATTTATGAACAAATTGCTAGGGTTATCAAGCAGTATATAACCCCAAAGGAAAGCATAATTCTGAATGTGTTATCTGCATCTGTAGATTTTCCTACCTGTGAATCTATCAGAATGTCCCTACAAGTAGATGAGAAGGGGGAAAGAACTCTGGCTGTGGTCACCAAGGTAGACAAAGCTGCAGAAGGTCTGCTAGAGAAAGTAACAGTTGATGCTGTGAATATTGGTCTTGGGTATGTGTGTGTTAGAAACAGAATTGGCAATGAATCAAATGCTCAAGCAAGGCAGACGGAGAGGGAGCTCTTCAGTAACGACCCACATCTTTCAAAGATTGATAAATCCATGGTGGGAATACCTGTGCTGGCAGAAAGGCTAATGAAGATCCAGGCCCTGGGGATCAGTAAATGCCTGCCAGACATTGTAAGAAAAATAGACACAACTCTTTCTAAGAGGCAGGCAGAGCTCAATTCCTTGCCTAGGCATTTCTCCAGTTCTGTTGACGCAACGATTGAGTTCATGAGATTGATGGATTCAATCAAGGGTATAATACACAGGCTTCTCATACAGGGTAACACTGAAAATTTCCAGGATGAAcctgaaatgaattgtattgcttGTCTAACCAGGATGTTTAAGAGCTATTCCCGTGACCTGCTTGCTACCAATTATAAGTCAACTGGTAATCTTCTTGTTGAGGAAGTAAATTTACTGGAAGAGGCACGGGGCCTTAGTCTTCCAAATTTCTTACCTCATTCTGTTTTTTTAAATCTTCTTCAAAGTCGTATGGTTTCCTTCTCTGAGAGGAGCAGAGATTTAGCACTACAGGCCTGTGATTATTTAGACAAAGTCATATGTCGTGTGATTGATCTGCAAACAGAATGCTACCCACAACTTCAGTCTGCATCGAGGAGGGCTTTTCAAGCCTTAATGGATAGGAAAAAAGATGAATGTGTTCGCTACGTAGAGGATGCCCTGGAGATGCACAAGACAATTGTGTATACAGAGAATCCCAGTTACACAGAATTCTTGCAGAGAATGCAAGAATTCAAGAAAAGATTTATGGAAGCAATAAATCAGAATTCCAGCTCTGTTGAAATTGAAGGCATGGGGCAAATTGATCTACAAAAAGTACCCAAAACCTGCGATCTGCTGGAGGCGGCACTGGAGATGAAGATGAGCCTCATGGCTTACTGGAGCGTTGTGAGGATTAGGTTGGCTGATGACATACCTCTGCATCTTCGTTTTGTTTTCCAGAAAATTGTTCAGAATGATCTTGTGAGCTGCATTATGAAGGAGGTAATGGGAGAAGATTTTACAAAGATTGGAAATATACTGGAAGAATGTTCTGCCACAACAAACAGGAGGAGGAACCTGATTAAGAGTGTCGATTTACTCAGGGAATCAAAATCTGCGCTCTcaaaaatcatgtga
- the LOC131027121 gene encoding dynamin-related protein 4C isoform X2, whose product MLGAFNPLNTFSYYVRLCRELRLWQELPERLFPERLFPGRAAAMFLEESGDISSMPEKLHLDISYNERIRPLLDAVDTLRNLGVMKEGIQLPSIVVVGDQSSGKSSVLESLAGISLPKGHGICTRVPLIMRLQSCKSQETQITIQYSGITRSISEAQITEALNVATEEIAGPGKEISNTPITLNVSKFNAPDLTMVDLPGITRVPVHGQPQDIYEQIARVIKQYITPKESIILNVLSASVDFPTCESIRMSLQVDEKGERTLAVVTKVDKAAEGLLEKVTVDAVNIGLGYVCVRNRIGNESNAQARQTERELFSNDPHLSKIDKSMVGIPVLAERLMKIQALGISKCLPDIVRKIDTTLSKRQAELNSLPRHFSSSVDATIEFMRLMDSIKGIIHRLLIQGNTENFQDEPEMNCIACLTRMFKSYSRDLLATNYKSTGNLLVEEVNLLEEARGLSLPNFLPHSVFLNLLQSRMVSFSERSRDLALQACDYLDKVICRVIDLQTECYPQLQSASRRAFQALMDRKKDECVRYVEDALEMHKTIVYTENPSYTEFLQRMQEFKKRFMEAINQNSSSVEIEGMGQIDLQKVPKTCDLLEAALEMKMSLMAYWSVVRIRLADDIPLHLRFVFQKIVQNDLVSCIMKEVMGEDFTKIGNILEECSATTNRRRNLIKSVDLLRESKSALSKIM is encoded by the exons ATGTTGGGGGCCTTCAATCCTTTAAATACGTTTTCTTATTATGTTCGTCTATGCCGGGAACTTCGTCTATGGCAGGAACTACCTGAACGACTTTTTCCTGAACGACTTTTTCCTG GCAGAGCAGCAGCAATGTTCCTTGAAGAAAGCGGGGATATTTCCAGCATGCCGGAGAAACTTCACTTGGATATAAGTTATAATGAGCGTATTCGGCCTCTTCTGGATGCCGTTGACACACTTAGAAATCTGGGAGTAATGAAGGAAGGCATCCAATTGCCAAGTATTGTTGTTGTGGGAGACCAGTCTTCTGGTAAGTCGAGTGTGTTGGAGTCACTGGCAGGCATTAGCCTTCCAAAAGGCCATGGAATTTGCACTAGAGTCCCACTCATCATGAGGTTGCAGAGCTGTAAAAGTCAAGAGACCCAGATTACCATACAGTACAGTGGAATTACAAGAAGCATTTCTGAAGCTCAGATAACAGAAGCCTTAAATGTGGCCACAGAGGAGATTGCAGGGCCTGGGAAGGAAATCAGTAACACTCCAATTACACTGAATGTGAGCAAGTTCAATGCTCCAGATCTAACTATGGTGGATTTGCCAGGCATAACCAGGGTGCCCGTCCATGGCCAGCCACAGGACATTTATGAACAAATTGCTAGGGTTATCAAGCAGTATATAACCCCAAAGGAAAGCATAATTCTGAATGTGTTATCTGCATCTGTAGATTTTCCTACCTGTGAATCTATCAGAATGTCCCTACAAGTAGATGAGAAGGGGGAAAGAACTCTGGCTGTGGTCACCAAGGTAGACAAAGCTGCAGAAGGTCTGCTAGAGAAAGTAACAGTTGATGCTGTGAATATTGGTCTTGGGTATGTGTGTGTTAGAAACAGAATTGGCAATGAATCAAATGCTCAAGCAAGGCAGACGGAGAGGGAGCTCTTCAGTAACGACCCACATCTTTCAAAGATTGATAAATCCATGGTGGGAATACCTGTGCTGGCAGAAAGGCTAATGAAGATCCAGGCCCTGGGGATCAGTAAATGCCTGCCAGACATTGTAAGAAAAATAGACACAACTCTTTCTAAGAGGCAGGCAGAGCTCAATTCCTTGCCTAGGCATTTCTCCAGTTCTGTTGACGCAACGATTGAGTTCATGAGATTGATGGATTCAATCAAGGGTATAATACACAGGCTTCTCATACAGGGTAACACTGAAAATTTCCAGGATGAAcctgaaatgaattgtattgcttGTCTAACCAGGATGTTTAAGAGCTATTCCCGTGACCTGCTTGCTACCAATTATAAGTCAACTGGTAATCTTCTTGTTGAGGAAGTAAATTTACTGGAAGAGGCACGGGGCCTTAGTCTTCCAAATTTCTTACCTCATTCTGTTTTTTTAAATCTTCTTCAAAGTCGTATGGTTTCCTTCTCTGAGAGGAGCAGAGATTTAGCACTACAGGCCTGTGATTATTTAGACAAAGTCATATGTCGTGTGATTGATCTGCAAACAGAATGCTACCCACAACTTCAGTCTGCATCGAGGAGGGCTTTTCAAGCCTTAATGGATAGGAAAAAAGATGAATGTGTTCGCTACGTAGAGGATGCCCTGGAGATGCACAAGACAATTGTGTATACAGAGAATCCCAGTTACACAGAATTCTTGCAGAGAATGCAAGAATTCAAGAAAAGATTTATGGAAGCAATAAATCAGAATTCCAGCTCTGTTGAAATTGAAGGCATGGGGCAAATTGATCTACAAAAAGTACCCAAAACCTGCGATCTGCTGGAGGCGGCACTGGAGATGAAGATGAGCCTCATGGCTTACTGGAGCGTTGTGAGGATTAGGTTGGCTGATGACATACCTCTGCATCTTCGTTTTGTTTTCCAGAAAATTGTTCAGAATGATCTTGTGAGCTGCATTATGAAGGAGGTAATGGGAGAAGATTTTACAAAGATTGGAAATATACTGGAAGAATGTTCTGCCACAACAAACAGGAGGAGGAACCTGATTAAGAGTGTCGATTTACTCAGGGAATCAAAATCTGCGCTCTcaaaaatcatgtga